The Pricia mediterranea genome includes a window with the following:
- the rbfA gene encoding 30S ribosome-binding factor RbfA, translating into METQRQKKIAGVIQEDIAEILQRSAADGGLKGTLISVTKVSVTTDLSLAKVYISIFPNKNAEEIMEGLTSNPTPVKHELAQRTRHQLRRVPELSFFLDDSLDYIENIEKSLEGDENPIENRDLLDKRKKI; encoded by the coding sequence ATGGAAACACAGCGACAGAAAAAGATTGCCGGGGTCATTCAAGAAGATATCGCCGAGATTCTTCAGCGTTCCGCCGCTGACGGAGGATTGAAGGGCACCTTGATTTCAGTGACCAAGGTATCGGTGACTACTGATCTTTCCCTAGCCAAGGTCTATATCAGTATTTTTCCGAATAAGAATGCGGAAGAAATCATGGAGGGTCTTACCTCGAATCCAACCCCTGTAAAGCACGAGCTGGCGCAGCGTACCCGCCACCAGCTGAGACGGGTGCCGGAACTGTCTTTCTTTCTTGACGACTCATTGGATTACATTGAAAATATAGAGAAATCGTTGGAAGGGGATGAAAATCCCATTGAAAACCGAGATCTTTTGGATAAAAGAAAGAAAATCTAA
- the lepA gene encoding translation elongation factor 4, with translation MKNIRNFCIIAHIDHGKSTLADRLLDFTGSVTAREKKEQLLDSMDLERERGITIKSHAIQMDYLHNGEPFVLNLIDTPGHVDFSYEVSRSIAACEGALLVVDAAQSIQAQTISNLYLALENDLEIIPVLNKVDLPSANPEEVTDDIVDLLGCKPEEVIPASAKTGIGIEEILTAIIERIPAPKGNPDESLQALVFDSVYNQFRGVETYFRVINGEIKKGQKIKFVATGEDYYADEIGTLKFKRLPKQTIRTGDVGYLITGIKDAREVKVGDTVTDAENPTKNPIGGFEDVKPMVFAGIYPVDTEDFEELRASMEKLQLNDASLVFQPESSAALGFGFRCGFLGMLHMEIIQERLEREFDMTVITTVPNVSYHAFTTKDPEAPIIVNNPSDLPDPSTIDHIEEPYIKATIITKADFVGNVMGLCIEKRGMITNQTYLTTERVELTFDMPLAEIVFDFYDRLKTISKGYASFDYAPIGMRTSKLVRVDILLNAQPVDALSALVHFDNAYDIGKRMCEKLKELIPRQQFDIPIQAAIGAKIIARETIKALRKDVTAKCYGGDISRKRKLLEKQKKGKKRMRQVGNVEIPQQAFMAVLKLND, from the coding sequence ATGAAGAATATCCGTAATTTCTGTATCATCGCCCATATCGACCACGGCAAAAGCACCTTGGCCGACCGTCTGTTGGATTTTACCGGCTCCGTTACGGCCCGGGAAAAGAAAGAGCAGCTGTTGGACAGTATGGATCTTGAGCGCGAACGCGGTATAACTATTAAAAGTCACGCGATACAGATGGATTACCTGCACAATGGCGAGCCCTTTGTGCTGAACCTTATCGACACGCCGGGGCACGTCGATTTTTCGTACGAGGTCTCCAGGTCCATTGCCGCTTGCGAAGGCGCATTATTAGTTGTCGATGCCGCCCAGAGCATTCAGGCGCAGACCATTTCGAACCTATATCTTGCCTTGGAGAACGACCTGGAAATTATTCCGGTTCTGAACAAGGTAGATTTGCCCAGTGCCAATCCCGAGGAAGTAACCGATGATATCGTCGATCTTTTGGGGTGTAAGCCAGAGGAAGTCATCCCCGCTAGTGCCAAGACCGGTATAGGTATCGAAGAAATCCTGACGGCCATTATCGAACGGATTCCCGCGCCCAAGGGCAATCCAGACGAGTCATTGCAGGCTTTGGTATTTGATTCCGTTTACAATCAGTTTCGTGGGGTTGAGACCTATTTTAGGGTTATCAACGGCGAAATAAAAAAGGGGCAGAAAATCAAGTTCGTGGCTACCGGAGAAGATTATTATGCTGACGAAATCGGAACCCTGAAATTCAAACGACTGCCGAAGCAAACGATAAGAACGGGCGATGTCGGTTATCTTATTACGGGTATTAAGGATGCCCGGGAGGTGAAAGTGGGCGATACCGTGACCGATGCCGAGAACCCTACCAAAAATCCGATTGGGGGGTTCGAGGATGTCAAGCCGATGGTATTCGCGGGCATTTACCCCGTAGATACCGAAGATTTCGAAGAATTGCGCGCCTCCATGGAAAAACTGCAGCTCAACGACGCCTCGTTGGTCTTTCAGCCGGAGAGCAGTGCCGCCCTAGGTTTTGGTTTCCGCTGTGGGTTTCTTGGGATGTTGCATATGGAAATCATACAGGAGCGCTTGGAACGGGAGTTCGATATGACCGTTATCACCACCGTGCCCAACGTCAGCTATCACGCCTTTACCACCAAAGATCCGGAAGCACCGATTATAGTGAACAACCCTTCCGACCTGCCAGATCCCTCGACCATAGACCACATCGAAGAGCCCTACATCAAGGCCACCATTATCACCAAGGCGGACTTTGTGGGCAATGTTATGGGACTGTGCATCGAAAAACGCGGCATGATCACCAACCAGACCTATCTCACTACGGAACGGGTAGAGCTCACCTTCGACATGCCCTTGGCCGAAATCGTATTTGATTTCTACGACCGGCTCAAGACCATTTCCAAAGGATACGCCTCTTTCGACTATGCGCCCATTGGGATGCGAACTTCAAAATTGGTGCGGGTAGACATCCTTTTGAACGCTCAGCCCGTAGATGCGTTGTCCGCTTTGGTGCATTTTGACAACGCCTACGATATCGGCAAACGTATGTGCGAAAAACTAAAGGAACTTATCCCCCGGCAACAGTTTGATATTCCGATCCAGGCCGCTATCGGCGCCAAAATTATCGCCCGAGAGACCATTAAGGCCTTGAGAAAAGACGTCACCGCCAAATGTTATGGTGGCGATATTTCCCGTAAACGAAAGCTGCTCGAAAAGCAGAAAAAAGGGAAGAAACGAATGCGACAGGTCGGAAACGTAGAAATTCCGCAGCAGGCGTTTATGGCAGTGTTAAAGCTCAACGATTAA
- a CDS encoding GTP-binding protein LepA: MNLVPQIMTTYIAHFTAKHDQVNVEQHSVFIWQQESGEVDKTLLINKIKRESSIHFFRMASEKECIIEHDAISVRVRQALPFSG, from the coding sequence TTGAATTTAGTTCCCCAGATCATGACGACCTACATCGCACATTTTACGGCCAAACACGATCAAGTAAACGTTGAGCAGCATTCGGTTTTCATCTGGCAACAAGAGAGCGGGGAAGTCGATAAAACACTATTGATCAATAAAATCAAACGCGAATCTTCCATACACTTTTTTAGAATGGCCTCGGAAAAAGAGTGTATCATCGAACACGATGCTATTTCGGTAAGAGTGAGGCAGGCGCTTCCTTTTTCGGGTTGA
- the mce gene encoding methylmalonyl-CoA epimerase yields the protein MKKIEHIGIAVKNLETSNTLYETLLGTPPYKTEEVLSEGVRTSFFRVGDSKIELLEALNDESPIAKFLEKRGEGVHHIAFAVDDIEAEVGRLTSEGFRVLNETPKSGADNKRVVFLHPKSTGGVLVELCQEIS from the coding sequence GTGAAGAAAATAGAACATATTGGCATCGCGGTAAAGAATTTGGAAACCTCCAATACGCTCTACGAAACCTTATTGGGAACGCCCCCTTACAAAACCGAAGAGGTTCTTTCGGAAGGGGTTCGGACCTCGTTCTTTAGAGTGGGCGATAGCAAAATCGAGCTGTTGGAAGCCCTGAACGACGAGAGCCCCATCGCCAAATTTTTGGAAAAGCGGGGAGAGGGGGTGCACCATATCGCCTTTGCGGTCGATGATATCGAAGCGGAGGTCGGACGGCTGACATCCGAGGGCTTTAGAGTTTTAAACGAAACGCCCAAATCCGGGGCGGACAATAAGCGGGTGGTTTTTTTACATCCCAAGAGCACGGGCGGGGTGTTGGTCGAGTTGTGCCAAGAGATTTCGTAA
- a CDS encoding ABC transporter permease has product MNFPFYIAKRYLRSKSGQNAVNVINFITFLVIVIGSAALFIVLSGFAGLKTFSLSFTNSFDPDLKAVPTTGKFFSITPEQGRKLQEINGLAGYAKELEEKIYLKHRQKSHIAMIKGVDSSYNQVIGVDSTIQYGTWRINDQDAVAGIGIANILGTTVNQYRNPLVIMALKPGKGSIKLQDLKTKPLVLSGVYGIEENLDKKYVFADLPSVQQLLDKESNQISGLNFKLDDAADIASVKAKIRDVLGKNIVLKNRQELNSSLHRMLNTENLATYLIFTLVLIIALFNVVGAIIMMILDKRQNSITLFNLGVTIKKLRRIYFVQGVIVTTAGGIIGVALASVLIWSQLTFGWLKITPSLAYPVEYQLINVVIVLATIIVLGIIASTIASSRITKKLIAS; this is encoded by the coding sequence TTGAATTTCCCGTTCTACATCGCTAAACGCTATCTGCGCTCTAAGAGCGGGCAGAACGCGGTGAACGTCATCAATTTTATCACTTTTCTGGTCATCGTCATCGGGTCGGCAGCTTTGTTTATTGTGCTTTCGGGCTTTGCGGGACTAAAAACCTTTAGTCTTTCCTTCACCAATTCCTTTGACCCCGACCTAAAAGCCGTTCCTACGACCGGAAAGTTTTTCTCCATCACCCCCGAACAGGGGCGAAAATTGCAAGAAATCAACGGGCTGGCCGGGTATGCTAAGGAACTGGAAGAAAAAATCTATCTCAAACACCGACAAAAAAGCCATATCGCCATGATCAAGGGGGTCGATTCGAGCTATAATCAGGTTATCGGGGTCGATAGCACAATTCAATATGGTACTTGGCGCATCAACGATCAAGATGCCGTTGCGGGTATCGGCATCGCGAATATTCTAGGCACCACGGTGAACCAATATCGAAATCCCTTGGTCATCATGGCCTTAAAACCGGGCAAGGGCTCAATCAAGCTGCAAGATCTCAAAACCAAACCCTTGGTTCTAAGCGGGGTTTACGGCATCGAGGAAAATCTGGACAAAAAATATGTGTTTGCGGACCTTCCCTCCGTACAGCAGTTGTTGGACAAGGAGAGCAACCAAATTTCCGGATTGAATTTTAAGCTGGACGATGCTGCGGATATTGCCTCCGTGAAAGCTAAAATTCGAGATGTCTTGGGAAAGAACATCGTTCTCAAAAACCGACAGGAGCTCAACAGTTCGCTCCATAGGATGCTCAACACCGAAAATCTGGCCACTTACCTCATTTTTACCCTCGTACTGATCATTGCCCTGTTCAACGTGGTCGGGGCCATCATTATGATGATTCTGGACAAGCGGCAGAACTCCATAACACTGTTTAACCTGGGGGTTACCATCAAAAAACTGCGGCGGATCTATTTTGTACAAGGGGTTATAGTAACCACCGCGGGCGGCATCATCGGGGTCGCCTTGGCATCGGTGCTCATCTGGTCACAATTGACCTTCGGGTGGCTTAAGATTACCCCTTCATTGGCCTATCCGGTGGAATATCAGCTGATCAACGTGGTCATCGTTCTCGCCACGATAATCGTACTGGGGATTATCGCCTCTACAATTGCGAGTAGCCGCATTACGAAGAAGCTGATTGCCTCCTGA
- the dusB gene encoding tRNA dihydrouridine synthase DusB, translated as MSKIADIQLPGFPLLLAPMEDVSDPPFRALCKEQGADVVYTEFISSEGLIRDAAKSVMKLDIYEKERPVGIQIFGANLDSMLRSVEIVEASNPDIIDINFGCPVKKVVSKGAGAGILKDVDLMVSLTKAMVERTKLPITVKTRLGWDDKSIMIVEVAERLQDVGCQAIAIHGRTRAQMYKGHADWKPIAEVKNNPRMHIPVFGNGDVDSPEAAVRMRDEFGLDGAMIGRASIGYPWFFREVKHFFETGTHAAPPSMEERVEAARRHLQMAIDWKGEKLGVFETRRHYTNYFKGIPHFKEYRMKMVTSDDAADVFAAFDEVLEKFGDYEFAVS; from the coding sequence TTGTCTAAGATAGCCGACATACAACTTCCTGGTTTCCCGTTGCTGCTCGCTCCGATGGAGGACGTTAGCGACCCGCCCTTTCGCGCCTTGTGCAAAGAGCAGGGCGCCGATGTGGTATATACTGAATTCATTTCCTCGGAAGGCTTGATCCGCGACGCCGCCAAAAGCGTTATGAAGTTGGATATCTATGAAAAGGAACGCCCCGTAGGCATCCAGATTTTCGGGGCCAACCTCGATTCGATGCTACGATCGGTAGAAATCGTGGAGGCATCAAATCCCGATATCATCGACATCAATTTCGGCTGTCCCGTAAAAAAAGTGGTCAGCAAAGGGGCCGGGGCCGGCATTTTAAAGGATGTGGACCTGATGGTCTCCCTGACCAAGGCCATGGTCGAGCGCACCAAACTCCCGATTACCGTAAAGACCCGTCTCGGGTGGGACGATAAATCGATTATGATCGTTGAGGTGGCCGAGCGCCTTCAAGATGTAGGTTGCCAGGCCATTGCCATCCACGGCCGTACCCGTGCCCAGATGTACAAGGGTCATGCGGATTGGAAGCCCATTGCCGAGGTCAAGAACAATCCTCGTATGCATATTCCCGTATTTGGCAACGGCGATGTCGATTCGCCCGAGGCCGCTGTTCGCATGCGGGATGAATTCGGACTCGACGGCGCCATGATCGGCCGGGCCAGCATCGGCTATCCCTGGTTTTTCAGGGAAGTCAAGCACTTTTTTGAAACCGGCACCCACGCCGCACCCCCGAGCATGGAAGAACGGGTCGAGGCCGCCCGCCGCCACCTACAGATGGCCATCGATTGGAAGGGCGAAAAACTTGGAGTTTTCGAGACCCGTCGCCATTACACCAACTATTTCAAGGGCATCCCCCACTTCAAGGAATATCGCATGAAAATGGTCACTAGTGACGATGCCGCCGATGTCTTCGCCGCCTTCGACGAGGTCTTGGAGAAATTCGGGGATTACGAGTTTGCGGTTTCCTAG
- a CDS encoding outer membrane beta-barrel family protein, whose product MKNLYYPILITLLSTVMLSAQDYTLSGTVENASNETVSYANVQLLKRLDSTLIDGTSADENGRFEIQRVPQGNYFIKASYIENESELRPIEVNAELVLEPLRLNEGAQALKEVVVISQKPRLERKVDRLVFNIENSALSDSDIWDALKRTPNVVIVNDQLTVKGSAAVGILINGRKVNLPKSDIINLLSGTSASDVEAIEVITAPPAKYSADDAVLINIRKKSNLVAGYNGAIYNRYKQGLLPKHRVGTDHYFKGKKTEFSINYSFNHDREIVKYTDVTDFVENNSVSSTWIAEQYNRIQKKRHNLSAFFDYDIDPKNRLSFSTINVYQPDVARLYNTETSIAGDTLSGFNTLNDSEQRDLNSSYYVDYVRQLDKEGAELSLNAHYTYYDYERKQNLNTVFLGLDDSPTGRNDFTTDAEQRIDLYSVRGDYGVPLGETSKFETGLRYAGITSESEVAQQGFDRDRPGIDPTEAGNFKYDESIFAAYASYSGNWNKWDVKAGLRAEYTLTEGKLDVEAQGNTNDYLKLFPTFSVQFQPAEDHELKAYYYRRLERPRYADINPFRVFQSNFLTIEGNPDLLPGDYQYMAAGYTYKNSYSVEVFYSPNKNRLGQLIFQDNDTKLLRFVQENIMRDRSWGIDFIFTKSVTAFWYCYFLASVFDDKYVFKNKGTDERVEYERVSVYLRSNNSFSFLRDKSLTADLSFTYIGPGLANNVKMDGFGSLDLMLRKTLWQKRLGISMGVEDILNQGNEFSTRDYLDQKGTSLRRGENRLFVLALRYKFGNTGIKDNYKSKAIDERDRL is encoded by the coding sequence GTGAAAAACCTATATTATCCTATATTAATCACTTTATTATCGACCGTAATGCTGTCCGCACAGGACTATACTCTGTCCGGAACGGTCGAAAACGCAAGCAACGAGACAGTTTCCTACGCTAACGTCCAACTTTTGAAGCGTCTCGATTCCACCTTGATCGACGGTACCTCGGCCGATGAAAACGGGCGTTTTGAAATTCAACGGGTACCTCAAGGCAATTATTTCATTAAGGCCAGCTACATCGAAAACGAGTCCGAATTACGGCCCATCGAGGTCAACGCTGAGCTGGTTCTTGAGCCGTTGCGGTTGAACGAAGGGGCGCAGGCCTTGAAAGAGGTGGTAGTCATCTCCCAAAAACCAAGACTGGAAAGAAAGGTTGACCGGCTCGTTTTTAATATCGAGAATAGCGCCCTGAGCGATAGCGATATCTGGGACGCCCTCAAGCGCACCCCGAACGTGGTCATCGTAAACGACCAATTGACCGTCAAGGGAAGCGCTGCTGTGGGCATCCTGATCAATGGGCGAAAGGTCAACCTGCCTAAGAGCGACATCATCAACCTTCTGTCGGGCACATCGGCCAGTGACGTCGAGGCCATCGAGGTCATAACCGCTCCTCCTGCCAAATACAGTGCCGATGATGCCGTACTGATCAACATCCGAAAGAAAAGCAATTTGGTGGCTGGGTACAATGGCGCCATATACAACAGATACAAACAAGGCCTCCTCCCGAAACACAGGGTGGGCACCGATCATTATTTTAAGGGAAAAAAAACGGAATTTTCGATCAATTACAGCTTTAATCACGACAGGGAAATCGTTAAATACACCGATGTCACGGATTTTGTCGAAAACAACAGTGTTAGTTCGACCTGGATTGCGGAGCAGTACAACCGGATACAAAAGAAGAGGCACAACCTTTCCGCTTTTTTTGATTACGATATAGATCCGAAAAATAGATTGAGTTTTTCCACGATAAACGTGTACCAGCCCGATGTGGCCCGGCTATATAATACCGAAACCTCGATTGCAGGCGATACCCTTTCCGGTTTCAATACCCTCAACGATTCCGAACAACGGGACCTGAACTCTTCGTATTATGTGGACTACGTTCGCCAACTGGACAAGGAAGGAGCCGAGCTTTCGTTGAACGCCCATTATACCTATTACGACTATGAGAGAAAACAAAACCTGAATACGGTTTTTCTCGGCTTGGACGATAGCCCCACGGGCCGGAACGATTTTACCACGGATGCCGAACAGCGCATCGACCTCTATAGCGTACGGGGAGATTACGGTGTTCCTTTGGGGGAAACTTCCAAGTTCGAAACGGGACTCCGATATGCGGGCATCACTTCGGAGAGCGAGGTGGCCCAACAGGGTTTCGACCGCGACCGACCCGGTATCGACCCTACGGAAGCCGGAAATTTCAAGTACGACGAGTCCATCTTTGCCGCCTATGCTTCTTATAGCGGAAATTGGAACAAATGGGATGTAAAAGCTGGACTACGTGCCGAATATACCCTGACCGAGGGCAAACTCGACGTCGAAGCGCAAGGCAACACCAACGATTACCTAAAATTGTTCCCTACGTTTTCAGTGCAATTTCAGCCCGCGGAAGACCATGAACTCAAAGCCTACTATTACCGAAGGCTGGAAAGGCCGCGGTATGCCGACATCAACCCCTTCCGGGTCTTCCAGAGCAATTTCTTGACCATCGAGGGCAATCCCGACCTCTTACCGGGGGACTATCAATATATGGCGGCCGGATATACCTATAAGAACAGCTATTCGGTCGAAGTTTTTTACAGCCCGAACAAGAACCGGTTGGGGCAGCTTATTTTTCAGGACAACGATACCAAATTGTTGCGCTTTGTACAGGAAAATATCATGCGAGACAGGTCGTGGGGTATCGATTTTATATTCACCAAGAGCGTTACCGCTTTTTGGTACTGCTATTTTTTGGCCAGCGTTTTTGACGATAAGTATGTTTTTAAAAATAAAGGAACCGACGAGCGCGTCGAATACGAGAGGGTCAGTGTGTACCTGAGATCCAATAACAGTTTCTCGTTTTTACGCGACAAGTCCCTCACGGCCGACCTCTCTTTCACGTACATCGGCCCTGGTCTTGCCAATAATGTCAAAATGGATGGATTCGGATCTTTAGACCTGATGTTGCGAAAAACCCTATGGCAGAAAAGGCTTGGCATCTCTATGGGCGTGGAGGATATCCTTAATCAGGGCAATGAATTCAGTACCCGCGATTACCTAGATCAAAAGGGTACTTCGTTGCGCAGGGGAGAGAACCGCCTGTTCGTTTTGGCGCTTCGCTATAAATTCGGGAATACGGGAATCAAGGACAACTACAAATCCAAAGCTATCGACGAGCGAGACAGGCTTTAA
- a CDS encoding DUF262 domain-containing protein: MMAKSKLMQELSVDELMDELNFFIPEIQREYVWGHNVREILSVFCEDLIDAKESTSTNKNLGDRITELSKEGKFKEIKKLVESAETSNPLNIGFLYSYQPNYRMEHFPESDLYKDVYLIDGQQRLTTLFILLFYFSIKEKKKEKFLTLFRFNHSLESIAFDYRVRHLTHNFFIDFIYNVNILPDFDHISETTWFLSEYANDPTVIAVLKALEIIKLHFEGDDNNENYFDFLKNDIKFWHFKTEKTDQGEELYITMNSRGKQLEDNETLRAKLFEKTDKIEHLEWSERWEQWQDFFWRNRKLNADSNNADDGFNEFLRCIAALEAYKLGDQDFLNELEPIYSTRLVKYLSLGIIKRYFKSLEFLYKNRDLFKKQYEYALWVDKCFETINEIFFEQKTNWFIDYNNPNRATERRRMVLLWSIIDYTSSFSNRNIELDKIFRFLRVYWIRYNNFIRGVSNIKDRIAEEKKLGVWSTHISEDEKVKHKFFNKINNGEELRILESAIWKLEDHPLNLNGYQVQNINISHLVDFENKLNVSVINNIYDKFVSLFSHEKGSKKLNTILLYYGFYAMKRTPNYYDNWDFSSWRRIIRDIDSNEDTFHNFFEDYDGNNLAEIFEAKKIEFLTKNKETINAAKKEIECSDLLTCIKYYSLVVDDLWPKGRYIADSHYVPNKRLTTFEEWALFNTKGDFRGYGHKEFCFIMDQTHKNPIRYLKKLVKEL, translated from the coding sequence ATGATGGCCAAAAGTAAATTAATGCAAGAGCTTTCTGTAGATGAGCTAATGGATGAGCTGAATTTTTTTATCCCTGAGATTCAAAGAGAATATGTTTGGGGACATAATGTAAGAGAAATTTTGAGCGTGTTTTGCGAAGATTTGATTGATGCAAAAGAATCTACCTCTACGAATAAGAATTTAGGTGATCGAATAACAGAACTGAGTAAAGAAGGTAAATTTAAAGAGATTAAAAAGTTAGTTGAATCTGCGGAAACTTCAAACCCACTAAATATTGGGTTTTTATACTCTTATCAGCCTAACTATAGAATGGAGCATTTTCCGGAGAGTGATCTCTATAAAGATGTTTATCTTATAGATGGACAACAGCGATTAACAACTCTTTTCATACTGCTTTTTTACTTTTCGATAAAAGAGAAGAAGAAAGAAAAATTTCTAACCTTATTTAGGTTTAATCATAGCCTTGAGTCCATTGCTTTCGATTACCGAGTTCGCCATCTAACTCATAATTTTTTTATTGATTTTATTTATAATGTAAATATATTACCCGATTTCGACCATATAAGCGAGACAACCTGGTTTTTAAGCGAATACGCTAATGACCCAACAGTAATTGCCGTTTTAAAGGCTTTAGAAATAATAAAACTGCATTTTGAAGGAGATGATAACAACGAGAACTATTTTGACTTCTTAAAGAATGACATCAAGTTTTGGCACTTTAAGACTGAAAAAACTGATCAAGGTGAAGAATTGTATATAACAATGAATTCCCGAGGAAAGCAATTAGAAGACAATGAAACTCTACGGGCAAAACTATTTGAAAAAACCGATAAAATTGAACATTTAGAATGGAGTGAGAGGTGGGAACAATGGCAGGATTTTTTCTGGAGAAACAGAAAACTGAATGCAGATAGCAACAATGCAGATGACGGTTTTAATGAATTCCTAAGATGTATTGCGGCTTTAGAGGCTTACAAACTAGGAGATCAAGATTTTCTTAATGAATTGGAACCTATATATAGCACTAGGTTGGTCAAGTATCTTTCGCTTGGTATCATTAAAAGATATTTTAAGTCTTTGGAATTTCTATATAAAAATAGAGATTTATTTAAAAAGCAATACGAATATGCGTTATGGGTTGACAAATGTTTTGAAACAATTAATGAAATCTTTTTTGAGCAAAAAACCAACTGGTTTATTGACTATAACAACCCAAACAGAGCAACCGAAAGAAGAAGAATGGTATTGCTTTGGTCTATTATAGATTATACATCGTCCTTTTCAAATAGGAATATTGAACTAGACAAAATTTTTCGTTTTCTAAGAGTATATTGGATTAGGTATAACAACTTTATCAGAGGAGTTAGCAATATTAAGGACAGAATTGCTGAAGAGAAAAAACTTGGCGTTTGGTCTACACATATATCAGAAGATGAAAAAGTAAAACATAAATTTTTTAATAAAATAAATAATGGTGAAGAATTAAGGATTTTAGAATCGGCAATATGGAAACTAGAGGATCATCCGCTAAACCTAAACGGCTATCAAGTTCAAAATATAAATATTAGTCATTTAGTTGATTTTGAAAACAAGTTGAATGTTTCTGTAATTAATAATATATATGACAAGTTCGTAAGCTTATTTTCCCATGAAAAAGGCTCAAAAAAGTTAAATACAATATTGCTTTATTACGGGTTCTATGCAATGAAACGAACGCCTAATTATTACGACAACTGGGACTTTTCAAGTTGGCGAAGAATAATAAGAGATATAGATTCAAATGAAGATACCTTTCATAATTTTTTCGAAGACTATGATGGAAATAATCTTGCCGAAATTTTTGAGGCAAAAAAAATTGAATTTCTAACTAAAAATAAAGAAACAATTAATGCCGCAAAAAAGGAAATTGAATGCAGTGATTTGCTTACATGTATAAAATATTATTCATTAGTAGTAGACGACTTATGGCCAAAAGGGAGATATATTGCGGATTCGCATTATGTTCCAAACAAGAGGTTAACCACATTCGAAGAATGGGCATTGTTTAATACGAAAGGTGATTTTCGAGGTTATGGCCATAAAGAGTTTTGTTTCATAATGGATCAAACTCATAAAAATCCTATTCGTTATCTAAAAAAATTGGTTAAGGAATTATAG